gggagggaggacggGGCGGGGAATGGACATCAAAGCCCAAGATCTGGTGTCGAATGGTGGAGTACGTTTGACAGGCCGTCTGGTCTACTCTTTGCTTCCAtggggacgggggaatgggggagaggatCATGGGATGGAGGTagtggtgctgggggtggggcaggggaggggcaggggggatggACATCATAGCCCGAAATCTGGTGTCGAATGGCGGAGCATGTTTGACAGGCCGTCTGGTCTACTCTTTGCTCCCATGGGGACGGGGGAGAGGATTATGGGATggaggtggtggggacctgggggggtgggggaggaatggaCATCATAGCCCGAGACCTGGTGTCGAATGGCGGAGCATGTTTGACAGGCCGTCTGGTCTACTCTTTGCTCCATGGGGATGGGGTAGAGGATTATGGGatggcggtggtgggggtggaggagggaatggacATCATAGCCCGAGATCTGGTGTCGAATGGCGGAGTATGTTTCACAGGCCGTCTGGTCTACTCTTTGCTCCCATTTCTTGTGGTCTTCTCTGGTTGGggcggctgggggggggaggggggaaaacgTAATCCGTGTCACCCACCCTCGTTCTGTAACCCTCCGACCCCGGGGTCATTCTGGTAAGACTCTGCTGCcccgcccacaccccccacctcccccccaacatccAACAGCCAATAAGTCCTCCCCGACGCGTCCATCGATCGACGGAGTTGCGGTGCTGGCGGGAGTCCGACATTCAGGAATATTCCAGATcctgccatctctctctctctctccgggtccaGCTTTTCAACGGATCGCCCGCCATGTTGGAGTGAGTGAACGTTGTGAGAGTGAGCGTGGAGGAAAAACTGATTTTCAGTTTTTTGTTGTTTTTGGTGAATTTTGCCCCCGTTTTTTTGTTAGCCTCTGGCGGGATGTGAACCAACGAggatggtgtggggggggcgggggagtgtggggtggtCAAGGGGCCTGGCAGATGGGCGGCTCAACTGTTGTCAGTCAAAGGCCTCGGGCCTAGGAGATCAAAGTTCACAGCAGCGTGTCGGGGCCCGCCCCCTCCGGTTGCCGGGGCCGATGCCCCCGGCAACCACTGCCAGCGTGCACGATGAGGCGGGGGAAGTAGATGGCGTCCTGGTAGGAGGGCGGCTCCTCCACGGAAAGGCCTCCCTCGCCCCCGCCAAAGCGGCCACTCAGGCTCCGGAAGAGGTAGGCCCGGCCGGCGCCCTGCAGCCTGCCCAGGCTGAAGCGGCTGCGGCTGAAGGGCAGGCGGGTGGCGGGCTCGCGGGAGGGCAGCGAGTTGCTGCTGACCGTCCGTCGGCACCTCTGGCAGCGTTGCAGGTAGGCGCCGGCGGCCGAGGAGGCCTCCATCAACATGGCCTCCGAGTAACTGGGCACCAGCTGCTGGTTGGAGCGGATGTGCCACTCCAGCTCCGTCATGTCGACCGTGTTGACCCGGGAGATGCGGCGGCCGTAGGGCCCGGCCTCctcgggggtgaggagggggcccTCCTCCAGGCCGAAGAGCTTCTCCACGTGGTAGTGGACGTAGGCCGTGCGGTACTCCGCCAGCACCCGGAGAGGCCAGGACAGCACCAGGAAGGAGAGTGTCCAGAAGACGTAGCGGGAGACGTACCAGGGCGGGTTCTTGGGGTCCGAGAAAGCCACCATGTGCTCCTTGAAGTCCACATTCTTGAGGTGCATGCCCTCCCGCGCCTCCATGTAGTCGTCCAGCCCCTCGTTCTCGCTGAAGAAGCGCGCCCGCTGGGTCAGGTAAGAGGTCTCCGCCTCGGCACTGGCAAAACTGAAGCACTTGGTGAAGCGAAGCTTGGTAGCTGGGTAACCGCACAGGCCCAGCAGCTCCTTAGAGATGTCCCGCACCCCGTGCTGGGAGTAGTCGAACTCCGACTCCGAGAGGTGGGTGTTGACCCGCTCGTGGTAGACCTGGGTGGTGGTGTAGGCGTCGCCGTTGCGGTAGCGGGTGACTTGCCGGGTGCGCCGGATGTAGTGGTAACTGATGGCCTTCCACCAGATGCAGGGGGTGGCCTGCTGGAGGCGCTGGACCCGCTCGTAGACACTGTTGACGTCCACCTTGTGCTGCATCTCGTGCTTGGTGTAGCTGTGCCAACACTCCACCAGGTAGACCACGTAGAGCATGGTGAGGAAGGCCAGCGGGATGTATACGTAGCCGCTGGAGCACGGGCTCTCATGGTAGATCATGGACTCGCCACCGTACGGCTTGTTGAAGGCCATCCGCGTCACCTTGGACAGGTGGCACCAGGTCACCACCCCGAAGCAACCGTACATCAGGAGGGTGAGCACCAGGCATTTCCAGTGGGACTCCCGGCACAGCGAGCCACTCAGGGACTGCTTCAGGGGCCTCTGCTGCTTTGGGCGCAAGGGTCGGTAcgtggtggggagagagggagggagagagagagagagagagagaaagcagaaaaAAGTTTAGTCACAATGTTTACCTTTGCACGGCACTTATTCTCTACAATCACTCAGATCTAGGCAGTTACTGGTGAAAGCCAGGGAAATGTCGGGGACATTTAGAGATCAATTGCTGCGATCGAGGTGTAATGCACATCTTTGAGGACAGTTAGAGGTTAATTGCTACTACAGAGGTGTAACGCACATCTTTGAGGACAGTTAGAGGTTAATTGCTACTACAGAGGTGTAACGCACATCTTTGAGGACAGTTAGAGGTTAATTGCTACTACAGATGTGTAACGCACATCTTTGAGGACAGTTAGAGGTTAATTGCTGCGATCGAGGAGTAACGCACATCTTTGAGGACAGTTAGAGGTTAATTGCTACCACAGAGGTGTAACACACATCTTTGAGGACAGTTAGAGGTTAATTGCTACTACAGGGGTGTAACATACACCTTTGAGCAAAGTTAGAGGTTAATTGCTACGACAGATGTGTAACACACATCTTTGAGGACAGTTAGAGGTTAATTGCTACTACAGATGTGTAACACATCTTTGAGGACAGTTAGAGGTTAATTGCTACGACAGATGAGTAACGCACACCTTTGCGGACAGTTAGAGGTTAATTGCTACTACAGACGTGTAATGCATATCTTTGAGGTCAATTAGAAGTCAACTGTTGTTGCTGAAGTGTGATGCTCTCCTTTGAGGGCATTGATAGGTCAATTACTATGCCAGAATTGTAACACAAATTGTTTGAGAGAAATCAGAAGACGGTTGTTGTTACTGAGGTGTAACGCACAATGTCTGGGCAATGAGGTGTCGATTCTTGTTACTCATGTGTGACTCACAtcttcaggacagtgagtggacaaTTGCTGCGACAGAGGTGTAATACCCATCTTTGACCCATCTTAGgatggcttggtggcacagtgggttggcgctgccgcctcacagcgccagggacctgggttcgattcccggctcgggtcactgtctgtgtggagtttgcacgttctccccatatctgcgtggcttttctctggatgctccggtttcctcccacagtccaaagatgtgcaggttaggtggattggccatgctaaattgccccttagtgtccaaagatgtgtaggttgggtggattggccatgctaaattgccccttagtgtccaaagatgtgtaggttgggtggattggccatgctaaattgccccttagtgtccaaagatgtgtaggttgggtggattggccatgctaaattgccccttagtgtccaaagatgtgtaggttgggtggattggccatgctaaattgcctcttagtgataTGTTGGGTTACTGAGAAAAAGTGGGGCAAATATATTGGAAAGGTTAAAAATTCGACATCATACAGGGCAAAAATTCGACATCAAttacatttgtgagacatgattttccactcacaaagccatgctgactgtccctaatcagtccttgcgtctctaaatgtctgtagatcctgtctctcaaaataccttccaacaatttacccaccacaggtgtgaggttcactggcctgtcgttcccaggcttttccctgcagccctttttaaacaaaggcacaacatttgccactctccaatcttcaggcacctcacccgtgactatcgatgattcaaatatctcggctaggggacccgaaatttcctccctagcttcccacaacatcctgggatctacctcatcaggtcccgcagatttatctaccttgatgcgctttaagacttccagcacctcctcctctgtaatatgtacactcctcaaaacatcaatatttatttccccaagttcctgaacatccatgcttttctcaacagtaaatactgatgagaaatattcatttaggatctcacccatccgcacatagatgaccctgttgatccttaagaggccctactctctcccttgttactcttttgccctttatgtatttgcagaagctctttggattctcctttgccttatctgccaaaacaatttcgtatggggagagagtggggcagtgggattagtttggggattgatacagggctatgggaagagagtggggcagtgggattagtttggggattgatacagggctatggggagagagtggggcagtgggattagtttggggattgatacagggctatgggaagagagtgtggcagtgggattagtttggcgattgatgcagggctatggggagagagcggagcagtgggattagtttggggattgatacagggctatggggagagagcggggcagtgggattagtttgtgattgatacagggctatggggagagagcggggcagtgggattagtttggggattgatacagggctatgggaagagagcggggcagtgggattagtttggggattgatacagggctatggggagagagcggggcagtggggattagtttggggattgatacagggctatggggagagagtgggggcagtgggattagtttggcgattgatacagagctatggggagagagtggggcagtgggattagtttggggattgatacagggctatggggagagagcggggcagtgggattagtttggggattgatacagggctatggggagagagcggggcagtggggattgatacagggctatggggagaaagcgggggcagtgggattagtttggcgattgatacagagctatggggagagagtggggccgtgggatttgtttggggattgatacagggctatcggggggagtggggcagtgggtttttaatccaaattaatacagggctatggggcgtgagtgggacagtgggattagtttggggattgatacagggctatggggagagagcggggcagtgggattagtttggggattgatacagggctatggggagagagaggggcagtgggtttagtttggggattgatacagggctatggggagagagtggggcagtgggtttagtttggggattgatacagggctatggagagagagcggggcagtgggtttagtttggggattgatacagggctatggggagagagtggggcagtgggattaatttgggattgatacagggctatggggagagagcggggcagtgggtttagtttggggattgatacatggctatggggagtggggggggcagtgggattagtttggggattgatacagggttatggggagagagtggggcagtgggattagtttgggattgatacagggctatggggagagaccggggcagtgggattagtttggggattgatacagggctatggggagagagcggggcagtgggattagtttgggattgatacagggctatggggagtgggggggcagtgggattagtttggggattgatacagggttatggggagagagtggggcagtgggattagtttgggattgatacagggctatggggagtggggggggcagtgggattagtttggggattgatacagggttatggggagagagtggggcagtgggattagtttgaggattgatacagggctatggggagggagcggggcagtgggattagtttggggattgatacagggctatggggagagagcggggcagtggggattgatacagggctatggggagagagcgggggcagtgggattagtttggcgattgatacagagctatggggagagagtggggccgtgggatttgtttggggattgatacagggttatggggagagagcggggcagtgggtttagtttggggattgatacagggctatggggagagagtggggcagtgggattaatttgggattgatacagggctatggggagagagtggggcagtgggtttagtttggggattgatacagggctatggggagagagcggggcagtgggtttagtttggggattgatacagggctatggggagtggggggggcagtgggattagtttggggattgatacagggttatggggagagagtggggcagtgggattagtttgggattgatacagggctatggggagagagcggggcagtgggattagtttggggattgatacagggctatggggagagagcggggctgtgggattagtttggggattgatacagggctatggggagagagtggggcagcgggattagtttggggattgatacagggctatggggagagagcagggcagtgggattagtttggggattgatacagggctatggggagagagcggggcagtgggattagtttgggtattgatacagggttatggggagagagcggggcagtgggtttagtttgggtattgatacagggctatggggagagagcagggcagtgggattagtttggggattgatacagggctatggggagagagcggggcagtgggattagtttggggattgatacagggctatggggagagagcggggcagtgggtttagtttgggtattgatacagggctatggggagagagtggggcagtgtgattagtttgggattgatacagggctatggggagagagcggggcagtgggattagtttggggattgatacagggctatggggagagagcggggcagtgggattagtttggggattgatacagggctatggggagagagcggggcagtgggattagtttggggattgatacagggctatggggagagagcggggcagtgggattagtttgggattgatacagggctatggggagagagcggggcagtgggattagtttggggattgatacagggctatggggagagagcggggcagtgggattagtttggggattgatacagggctatggggagagagcggggcagtgggattagtttggggattgatacagggctatggggagagagtggggcagtgggattagtttggggattgatacagggctatggggagagagtggggcagtgggattagtttggggattgatacagggctatggggagagagtggggcagtgggattagtttggggattgatacagagctatggggagagagtggggcagtgggattagtttggggattgatacagggctatggggagagagtggggcagcgggattagtttggggattgatacagggctatggggagagagtggggcagtgggattagtttggggattgatacagggctatggggagagagtggggcagcgggattagtttggggattgatacagggcgttggggagagtgagAATCATCTGGGCTAATTTGATGGTTGGTGTTATTTTGTCACACTGGCCTTTGTGAAACCTCAGAGATTTCAGTACCAGGATTGGGGTTGGGTGCGAGAGGGAGCGCTGGAGgtcggggttggggagggggggggcggcggtggtggcagggggggcaggtggttggggggtggcTGGCGGGGATGGTTTCAGGGCCTGGGTTGCCTTTCTCTGCACCTGACAGGGGGCTGGACATACAAACTACCTGGCCAGTTTTCCACCAAGGCCCTGATTTTATCGTCCACCATACGGTCATAATGGAACGTTCTAGAATACCAGTCAATGGACATTCTGTACTGAGTGGGcaaatttcttttattcattcctgggacccgggtgtcgctggctgggcccagcatttattgcccatccctagttgccccttggagggcagttgagagtcaaccacattggctgtggctctggagtcacatgtcggccagaccggggttaggacagcagatttcatagaaacacagaaactagaagcaggaggaggccattcggcccttccagcctgttccaccattctttttgatcatggctgatcaccaaattcaataccctgaaccccccccatatccctcgatccctttagccccaagagcgatatctaattccttcctgaaatcacacaacgttttggcctcaactactttctgtgggagtgaattccaccacttcctgggtgaagaaatttctcctcacctcagtcctaaaaggtttacccccttatcctcaaactatggccccctagttctggactccccccaccatcgggaacattctttctgaatctaccctgtctaaccctgttagaattttataagtttctatgagattctctctcactcttctaaactccagtgaatataatcctcaccgacttagtctctcctcatatgacagacccgccatcccaggaatcagcctggtaaaccttcgctgcgctccctctataacaaggacatccttcctcagataaggacaccaaaactgctcacaatactccaggtgtggcctcaccaacgccctgtacaattgcagcaaaacatccctattcctatactcaaatcctctcgctatgaaggccaacatagcatttgccttctttactgcccgctgtacctgcgcgcttactctcagcgactgatgcacgaggactccaaggtctcgctgagtatccgcctctctcaatttacacccactcaagtaataatctgtcttcctattattgctaccagagtggataacctcacatttatccacattatactgcatctgccatgcagatgcccccacacactcagcctgtccaaatctggctgaagcatctctgcgtcctcctcacagctcaccctccctcaaggacattagtgaaccagatgggtttttccgacaatcgacaatgggccatcagtagatttttaagtccagatatttttttctattgaattcaattctgccgtgacgggatttgaacccgggtcccccagaacatgagctgagtttctggattaatagtccagcgataatactactaggccctTCTCTATTGGGGGAGAGAGCGTGGCAGTCATTGGAGTGAGGAGCTGGGATGAGAGAGGGAGGCAAGAAGgagattggttttgatttgacttattattgtctgggagacagtgaaaagtattgtttcttgcgcgctatgcagacaaagcataccgttcatagagaaggaaaggagagggtgcagaatgtagtgttacagtcacagctagggtgtagcgaaagatcaacttaatataaggtaggtccattcgaaagtctgatggcagcagggaagaagctgttcttgagtcggtcggagTGGGGTGGGTAACAGgggtgctgccccccccccccccccccccccgacccctgccAGGAGGAAGCGAGGTAGGCATCGAGCGTTCCTTCGGGGGATCGAGAGGGgagactcagacacacacacacactcgcacactcacacggCAGAGGGACTGCCAGGTTATCCCGTGAGATGGACTCTGCGGAATCTCACTGGTGCACAggtcaggaatgagaggggccacGGATTGCGGAttattataagttcataagacattggagcagaattaggccactcggcccatcgagtccgctgcaccattccatcatggctgatatgctcctcgtccccattttcctgccttctccccttcacccccattcccaattaaaaatctgtctaactcctccttaaatgtactcactgtcccagcatcctttggggcagcgaattccacagattcacaaccctttgggggaagtagtttctcccccaaatctgttttaaatttgctgccccttatccgaagacctctcgtcctagaatgtcccacaagaggaagcatccgctccacgtctactttatccacaccttttaccatcttgtaaacctcaatctgatctcccctcattcttctaaattccagagagtgtcggcctaaactgttcaatctctcttcacacgacaaGGAGCAATAGtgagagtgggcggcacggtggcacagtgggttagcgctgctgcctcacagcgccagggagccgggttcaattcccggctcgggtcactgtctgtgtggagtttgcacgttctccccgtgtctgcgtgggtttcctccaggtgctccggtttcctcccacaggtcaaagatgtgcaggttaggtggattggccatgctaaattgccccttggtgtccaaagatgtgcgggttagatgggttggccatgctaaattgccccttagtgtccaaagatgtgcaggtttggtagattggccatgctaaattgccccttagtgtccaaagatgtgcgggttaggtggattggccatgctaaattgccccttagtgtccaaagatgtgctggttaggtggattggccatgctaaattgccccttaatatccaaatgtgtgcaggttatgtggattggccatgctaaattgccccttaatatccaaatgtgtgcaggttatgtggattggccatgctaaattgccccttaatatccaaatgggtgcaggttaggtggattggccatgctaaattgccccttagtgtcagggggatgaacagggtaaatgcatggggttacgggattcgGGCCtggtggtgggattgtggtcggtgcagacccgatgggccaaatggcctcctcctgcactgtagggattctatgggagggAGTGACTTCTTTCTCACGCGGTGGGCGGTTCGGGTCTGCAAGTTGCTTGCCGAGAGCGGGGTTCAACCGGGTTTCTCCCGGAGGGAATTGGATGATCAGAGAACGCGCAGGGCTACGGGCTGGGCGGGTGAAGCGAG
Above is a genomic segment from Mustelus asterias unplaced genomic scaffold, sMusAst1.hap1.1 HAP1_SCAFFOLD_2347, whole genome shotgun sequence containing:
- the LOC144489602 gene encoding transmembrane protein 151B-like; the encoded protein is QQRPLKQSLSGSLCRESHWKCLVLTLLMYGCFGVVTWCHLSKVTRMAFNKPYGGESMIYHESPCSSGYVYIPLAFLTMLYVVYLVECWHSYTKHEMQHKVDVNSVYERVQRLQQATPCIWWKAISYHYIRRTRQVTRYRNGDAYTTTQVYHERVNTHLSESEFDYSQHGVRDISKELLGLCGYPATKLRFTKCFSFASAEAETSYLTQRARFFSENEGLDDYMEAREGMHLKNVDFKEHMVAFSDPKNPPWYVSRYVFWTLSFLVLSWPLRVLAEYRTAYVHYHVEKLFGLEEGPLLTPEEAGPYGRRISRVNTVDMTELEWHIRSNQQLVPSYSEAMLMEASSAAGAYLQRCQRCRRTVSSNSLPSREPATRLPFSRSRFSLGRLQGAGRAYLFRSLSGRFGGGEGGLSVEEPPSYQDAIYFPRLIVHAGSGCRGHRPRQPEGAGPDTLL